ttttttttcttttacagaTAATACAAACTTTTTTTCCCTTTGACTTGAAGGATTATTCTTGCGTAGActtggtccacaataatattagcgTGGACCCAAAATCATTAATTTTCTCTAACACCATTTTTACACTCATAGTTACATTTATTGttcatatacggagtattaactataataaattaaacaccaaaattcttagacatagtaaccattttttgaagtaTAGTAACcctatgtattttttttttgctagaaGTAATAATTGAATTGAACAAATAAGCGCAAAACTAGATTATGTCTACGAGGCCAAGCCAAATAGACACAATATGAGAAAAGTTTGACAACCAAGCAGGAAACTCCAAAGCACTAAAAGACTATTAAAGATTATAAAGCTTCAAACCATATAATCCTATATTTTTAAAAGCgaattgtgacttaaaatcacattattcaagcacagcatgtatcaacgacactaatatgatatattttttaataataatcctaataaaatgccaaaataaattaggaataaattgttgactttattttaaattaggattttttgtcatttaacaccttaaaaaaaactagtttttgtaatttaacaccttacttattttttattgtttttaaacaccttaaaaaacaaaaaaaaattagaaatcaaCACCACTTCACAATTTTTGTTAGAAAAATCATTAGTTTTTAACTAAGCTAAAGTTCCCAAGGCATGATATTGTGGTAAACAACTCTTTTTACCATCAAATTATGCTTTGGAAGTTATAGCATGATTAAAAATCAACGTTTTTTTTCTTATGGAAATCGTTAAGCGGTGttggtttataaatttttagatttttaaggtgtttaaatataataaaaaataagtaaggtgtttaattacaaaaactgatttttttaaggtgttaaatgacaaaaaatccttTAAATTATGGTCCATAATAAATTAGTGTGGACCCaactaaagatggttgtgggccgggcCGGGTCGTGCTTCGTGCCGAGCCCACGGGTCGTGGGCCTAACCGTGTCGGGCCCACGCCATGCCCACGTTGTTTTGTGTCGTGCCGGGCCGGgccgaaaaattaaaaataaggcccaggcccggcccaagcCCACGTGCTTTCGTGCCGGGCCGGCCCGTCGTGCCTAGGCTAATTTGACTAAATTTAACGTGCTTTGTCGTGCCGGGTCGAGTCGTgccgtgccttgtcgtgctttttccaaaaaagtaaggcccaggcccggcccacggcccacgacttcgtgcccgtGCCGGGCCGTGCCGGGCCGTGCCTTTTGCGTGCTCGTGCCGGGGCGTGTTTTTTTCGTACCGGGTCAGGTCGGCTTCCGGCCGgcccggcccacaaccatctttagacCCAACCCATTTAAAAATTCCTATTGACGGAACAGTTAAAAAAAATTTGGGTACGATTGAGGCACAATGGATGAAAACAGTAGAAGTTAAAGGTAGGAAAACACCAGACAAAAGATGAATTATTAAGTAAATCAATAATTTGAGTATAATTACAACGAAACTTAGAGCTTCACCGATCTAACTGCGACTCTTCTGAAAGAAAACTGCGGATCCTATCGCGTCAATTCTCAGGTAGCCGGCTATCAACTCACCGTTGATCTCCAATTCAACCCTATCTTCAGGTACTTTTCTCTTTCATCTCACTTCAACTAATTTTGCCCCCTTTTTTGATTTTGTGTTCTGGGTTCTTccgaaacttgaattttgatgATTTGATGTTTATGGGTTTGATCTCAAATATTATTGGGTTAATTACCGATCAACTGATGTAAAATTTTGCGCGATTGATTTTTAAGGTCTTCAATTTTTCAATGTTTGCAGCAAAGGTTAGTGCCTTCGATGTGACAGATTGATTAACTTGAGGGTTTGAGATTTTTAGTTTCAAATAATATTATATGGTTAGAATTTGAgggaattgaaaaataaattgttAATGATTTGGGGTTTGATGATTAGTTCTTGTTTTGGGATTGATtggttttgttgttttttagttAGGTCCCATGATTGATCGAATTGTTAGGAGGAGGTGAAATTGGATATCCTAACGTTGAATGTTATTCGTTTCGTCGACAATGTATATGTTTGAATTTGGATGATGATAGTTCTGGGTTTGATCAAGCATCATGTGATGATGATTTCAGGAACAGTTAGCCCTTGAACGTAGATGTATGTTACCCCCATAATTTTAACTAGAAGATATGATTAAGGAAGAAGATAAGAATGCAAGTATAGATCTTGGGTGATTATGTTGTTGGTAGAGTCGAAAGGTTTACAGTGTTGTCGAGAATTGAGTCCTTTGCTTATTTTTCCCTCAATCCTTTTATTTGAACAATGTAGGTCCTTTGAATCTTGTGGAGTTTGAATCTCTGTAAAATTCAAGATGTCGGGTTCAGGACAGCGCCTCAATGTCGTGCCAACTGTTACTGTGCTTGGGGTTATCAAAGCCCGTCTTATTGGTGCTACAAGAGGCCATGCTCTGTTAAAGAAGAAGAGTGATGCTTTGACTGTACAGTTCCGTGCAATTCTTAAGAAGATAGTCTCCACGAAGGAATCTATGGGGGATATTATGAAAACATCTGCTTTTTCCTTAACTGAAGCCAAGTATGTTGCTGGAGATAATATTAAACATGTTGTCCTTGAGAATGTCCAAAATGCATCTCTTAAGGTTCGTTCTCGCCAAGAAAATGTTGCTGGGGTGAAACTTCCCAAGTTTGAGTACTTCACAGAGGGAGACACCAAAAATGATCTTACTGGATTGGCTAGAGGTGGCCAGCAAGTGCAGCTGTGCCGCGGTGCCTATATAAAAGCCATTGAGGTTCTTGTTGAACTAGCTTCTCTTCAAACTTCGTTTTTAACACTTGATGAAGCTATCAAGACTACTAATCGTAGGGTGAATGCCCTTGAAAACGTTGTGAAACCGAGGTTGGAAAACACCATCAGCTACATTAAGGGAGAGTTGGATGAGCTGGAAAGAGAAGACTTTTTCAGATTGAAGAAGATTCAGGGTTTCAAGAGGAAGGAGGTTGAGAAACAGCTTGCAGCTGCTAGACTTTTTGCAGAAGATCAGGTTGTGGAAAAGATTTCTTTGCAGAGAGGGATATCAGTCAATGCAGCTCAAAATTTCTTGGCTGCTGAGAAGGACGAAGACATAATCTTTTGATGCAGAGGTTAGTCTATTCGGTTTTTACCTTACAGCTGTGTGGTTTCAGGTGGTTTGTTTGTAGAAGAAACTTCTCATTCTTTAGTTGAAGTAGCTTGTATGTTTCAAATAAAAGCATATGCCGATTTCTTGTAGAATCAATCGGAATTCGTTTATTTTTCAATCATCCTTTGAATAACTTTGGGTTCATATGCCATTGTGAatcatcctgatttattcacCTTGAGAATTCTACTATGtattttctgtttctttctggTAAAAAGACGAAAGCTTTGTCATTGCCTTTGATCAAGTATGTCTGAGTTTATGGACATTGCTGTACATATGGCTTTGGCCTTTAATGTTAATTCATTTCTAAATAAGACAAGTTAGTTGAAATTCTTGAATGGAGATGTTCTTATTGCTTATGGGAGTAGTTGGTCgcttttatttaaattaattacttatgaatttcataaatatatcTCCTTTAGGGCCTTTAAACTCTCCAAAATATTACTCTCTGCAAATCTTTAGGAAGAACAGACCTCTGGTAGTCTTGAACTCTTGATTAGCTAAGTTTAAGACTGAGTGCAACATGATCTCCCATGCCTTGTCAGGTGGGTTCCATTATTATTGATGATTGTGGTTGTTAACTATTGGTCATCTTTGGAGCTTGGAGTTAAAGGATTAGAACTGCGTTATTTGAGTGGTGGATGTAAGCCTTAGGctatgttctcttcaccttattcttaCTTATTCTTGTTAAAATCCGACCAAACCAATCCAGTCCATAAGAAAATTTCAGACCAGCCAGAAAAGGCAAAAAAGTGTTCACAAGAAACATTCAGCCCAGACCAAACGAGAAAATTTCAGACCAGTCCTGACCCAGAAGAATCAGAGCAGACCCGAAACTAGAAAAATTAGACAAGACTTGACCTAGCGAAGAAAACATAACCTATGTGTCtgcttaaaaaaaaaactgattGGTGACTATGCTTCTTCTGTTTCTCCCCACTCCCTAGTTTGCGAAATTTTCAATGTTTTAGTGTTTTTTGGCTGTTGTGAGAGGGGTAGGGGGACTGTTGTGAGAGAACTTTCTATTAGGGAAAAAACAAAGTTTAGAGAGGCTTTCTGATTGAGAAGGCAACCTCCACTCTGTTGTTTTCACTAGTATTTAAGAGTGTTTGTCCTGTTGGATGAAGTTTATGATTATTGATCTTCAAAGATCCACATTAGAAGGATTAGATGAAGTTGTTGAAACTCACTGGTGGAATCTAAAGTGTTGAACGTTCTACCAAATTAAGGATTATACTTTGTTGTAACCATAATGCATGGAGCTCTTTGTCATGGAAAGATCCATAGCGCTTAGTATATGCGCTTATGGTTGAACATTTTTCCTGTACAAGGAGAATGACTCTTATTTAGGAAAAAGAAACTGAGTCTTTTGATCGAATTAACCACAACATGCCCCTACTTGAGGTTTTGAGGGTAAAGGAGAATTTCTAGCTGTTTCACCAAGCCTTTTAGGGAATATGTGACTGCACATCAACCCCTATTTAGATATTCTTACCAGAGTTGGACCGTTGCTTTCCATAAGTTGGAGAATGTTGAATTAGTATAGAAGAAACAGTATAGTAAAAATTTCGTGACCTTCTCTTATATCTGAAAAAGAATGTAATTACTAATTAGGCATGAAGATGCAACCATACAATATCAAGTCATAATTTAACTTTACATTTGGAGTTGCTCACTTTCACGCAAGCACACCCCGGAAAAGAAAAGCAAGATGACGAAAATTCAAAGCAATTAAACCCATCTTATAATTCTGTATGTTGGtgtgaaaatgttgtttgggagCTGGTGGCATCAGCCTTGTTTAGAGAAGAAAGAGATACAACTCTTTCCTTCATCTTTGTGGCCGCCTCAGAGCTAGAACCAAACACGGCACCTGATATGTCAATTAGACCTGGATTTTGGCTGTTGAGGACAGAGAAAATGGTGGCAAACTCATATCCAACGTTGAAACAGAAATGAAGCATACTCTTTGGGATGATGAACACGTCACCTTCTCTTAGAACCTTCTGAAACACCTGGTTACTGGTGTCAATAAACCCGACTGTCACAACTCCTTTGCTTACAAAGAGTATCTCTGCAGCCCTAGGGTGAGAGTGTGGGGTCACTATACCATCTACCTCCAAATCTGTCCGGGCCAATCCGAGGCCCAGGGTGTTAAGGCCCGGGAATTCAGCTGCAGTCACTATGTTTGTAGAGGATAGGAGGAAGTTAAAGGTATCCCCACGATGTTTGAGGTATGAGGTTTTGAAATCGGAGGCTGTTATATTTGCTGGGTCCTTGCAAGGAAGGCCGTTGATGAAAGTCGCAGCGTCACAAGTTTTTGAAGTTGGGGTGGCTGCAGGGCAGATATCATGGAGGTTGTCGTTGTCTGCTAAGCAAACTTTGAGGATAATACTAATGAAGAGAAAACATGAGATGACATGCCAAGAGTTAAACATTTTTTGTGTTTGTATTTTCTTAAGGTTTTGCGAGTTCTATGTGCTTGATAAGCTTGCAGAAGATGAAGATATATATGGATACTTGATTTCTTGGCTTAGAGTTCACTGATTTGTTTCCTGGGAGATAGTGGGGTTGGATTATTCTTCAAGTGTAATTACTTAGAAGTAATATAATTGTTGAAGTCTCCTTTGCACCAAAAAGAAATATGCATATGGGACATTTTCTTGATACTTAAGTAGAAATTAGAATATAAGGCTAGAATTTGTATGGCATCTTCATAGTATACTAGGATGACAGGACTTTAACTTAGTAGATTTGAAAGGGTCTTGCTATATCTGCACTCCTACATGTCAGATACTAGCTCTTTGCGCTTTCACATTATCGACATTTTAGAGGTTTACGTCTCATTTATGCCATAAATCAGATTAGGTACGTTCTTAGAGCATCCAGTTCTCTTATGGAACGGTCAATATGGCATAACAGGGGATAGGAggttttttccttcttttttttcgGGCAGCTTAGGTTTAGTAGGAGAGGGTCCTAatttgtactttttttttactgaTATGAAACCACGGTCGTACCAACCCTCGAACCCATGACCTTAAGATTGTAATTTATAAGCATTACCACTAGGCCATGGTAAGTTGGTAGAAATTAAGTAGAAATTAGAATATAAGGCTAGAATTTGTATGGCATCTTCATAGTATACTAGGATGACAGGACTTTAACTTAGTAGATTTGAAAGGGTCTTGCTGTATCTGCACTCCTACATGTCAGATACTAGCTCTTTGCGCTTTCACATTATCGACATTTTAGAGGTTTACGTCTCATTTATGCCATAAATCAGATTAGGTACGTTCTTAGAGCATCCAGTTCTCTTATGGAACGGTCAATATGGCATAACAGGGGATAGGAggttttttccttcttttttttcgGGCAGCTTAGGTTTAGTAGGAGAGGGTCCTAatttgtactttttttttactgaTATGAAACCACGGTCGTACCAACCCTCGAACCCATGACCTTAAGATTGTAATTTATAAGCATTACCACTAGGCCATGGTAAGTTGGTAGAAATTAAGTAGAAATTAGAATATAAGGCTAGAATTTGTATGGCATCTTCATAGTATACTAGGATGACAGGACTTTAACTTAGTAGATTTGAAAGGGTCTTGCTGTATCTGCACTCCTACATGTCAGATACTAGCTCTTTGCGCTTTCACATTATCGACATTTTAGAGGTTTACGTCTCATTTATGCCATAAATCAGATTAGGTACGTTCTTAGAGCATCCAGTTCTCTTATGGAACGGTCAATATGGCATAACAGGGGATAGGAggttttttccttctttttttccGGGCAGCTTAGGTTTAGTAGGAGAGGGTCCTAatttgtactttttttttactgaTATGAAACCACGGTCGTACCAACCCTCGAACCCATGACCTTAAGATTGTAATTTATAAGCATTACCACTAGGCCATGGTAAGTTGGTAGAAATTAAGTAGAAATTAGAATATAAGGCTAGAATTTGTATGGCATCTTCATAGTATACTAGGATGACAGGACTTTAACTTAGTAGATTTGAAAGGGTCTTGCTGTATCTGCACTCCTACATGTCAGATACTAGCTCTTTGCGCTTTCACATTATCGACATTTTAGAGGTTTACGTCTCATTTATGCCATAAATCAGATTAGGTACGTTCTTAGAGCATCCAGTTCTCTTATGGAACGGTCAATATGGCATAACAGGGGATAGGAggttttttccttctttttttccGGGCAGCTTAGGTTTAGTAGGAGAGGGTCCTActttgtacttttttttactGATCATGAAATGAGAGACTGCCCTTTGCTGGGATGGATGCTTAAGCAAATTATTTAGCTAATATCTTTAACTAACTCGGTGCACCTTCATATAAAAGGCTTATTAGATATAAAAGACAATGTTGTTACAAACTTATAATAAACGTATAACAGTTTCATTTACGTTTTCTTGAAACACTTCAAGCTTCAGGATCAACATGGAACGTCCCTGTTAGGAATATTAATTACTTCGTATAAGATAGAGACCGATTAAGTATTAATCATAAGGCTTCGGAGGGTAAAGTATCTGCTGAATTGAGTATGgtataaatattaaataattggaGAGTTTCTATTACTAGACTGTTGGTTAGAGTAGTGATATCATGTACGGTTGTACGTAGGAAGTTGGTATGGCCTTGTAGACCCTGATCAAAGATACACCACTCAGATTTCCTACTCCTTGGAGAAGGAGTACTCTTCTTCTAGCTTCTCTCTGCAAGTCTTCTCTGTTGTCAATAGCAGACTAATAAGTTTACGAAGGCCGTAAGACAAATTACTAAACACCCCTGGATCAGATTCATTCTAAAACTTCAGAACACGCGACTGCAACTTGCTATGATTATCAATACTATAACAGATGACAGTAGTTGTGGATCTTGTTATAAACTCCACTGGTTTCTGTGTATCTTTGTTCTTAACTTTTCCGAGGAGGCAAGCCAGCAAATAAACCTAGCCTGGTGAACATCACAGCTTTGAACTAGGAACCTGAAACATGGAAAACTTGGGAACTCACGCAATTAACATTAACATTATTATAAGCAGTACCAATCTTAAACTTGGCTTATCCCACGCTTCCTTGCTGCTTTACCATTCAGGAAGTGTTGTTCTATACACCTCGAATCTCGACACCAGATATCATCAAGTTAACTGTAGAATGAAGAAGGTGAATTCAGATGTAGTTAACCGTAAACAAAACTTATCGGTACCTTAAAAAAGGGCCTATGTTCCTTTCTATAACCGTCATGAAAGCCAATTAAGTACCTATACTCCCCTTAATCTCAACACCAACTAGGTCCTTGGCATTCATTCTCTGCATCTCATATTCTGAAATTAGAAGGTTCATGACTTTCAACGTGTTGTTGATCACTTCAAAGTCGAACCTCTTATTCCTTCAAACTCTGTAGCTTTTCCCTTGGACATGCTTGAACTGATGCAAAATAAAAGTGACTCAATATTAACTTCCACATTTATGTTTTCTGATGCAAAATAAAAGTGACTCAATATTAACTTCCACATTTAAGTTTTCTGATGCTTGGATGGACAGAAAAAACTAGAAAAACAATACCAGCATAAATGACCTCGTTTCAAAATCCTCAACGAGGCATACAAGCAGCAGCTAGGCGTACGACGTCCTGGACTCGGAACTGGTTCCGGATCCGAAAGTTTGAACCCAGTCAAAACCGTTCCAGTTTCGGTTCTTGACAAAATCGTGTTTCTCATCCCATATTAATTGGAGTGTAATTGATATGGGGTGTTTAGCTTGCATAGTAGTATGTGCTTGGAATCAGAAATAATATCCAAAACGGTATGCGTTTGGAActcgatttttttttgttgagggaatttggaact
This sequence is a window from Spinacia oleracea cultivar Varoflay chromosome 1, BTI_SOV_V1, whole genome shotgun sequence. Protein-coding genes within it:
- the LOC110802353 gene encoding V-type proton ATPase subunit D produces the protein MSGSGQRLNVVPTVTVLGVIKARLIGATRGHALLKKKSDALTVQFRAILKKIVSTKESMGDIMKTSAFSLTEAKYVAGDNIKHVVLENVQNASLKVRSRQENVAGVKLPKFEYFTEGDTKNDLTGLARGGQQVQLCRGAYIKAIEVLVELASLQTSFLTLDEAIKTTNRRVNALENVVKPRLENTISYIKGELDELEREDFFRLKKIQGFKRKEVEKQLAAARLFAEDQVVEKISLQRGISVNAAQNFLAAEKDEDIIF
- the LOC110802328 gene encoding germin-like protein subfamily 3 member 4 produces the protein MFNSWHVISCFLFISIILKVCLADNDNLHDICPAATPTSKTCDAATFINGLPCKDPANITASDFKTSYLKHRGDTFNFLLSSTNIVTAAEFPGLNTLGLGLARTDLEVDGIVTPHSHPRAAEILFVSKGVVTVGFIDTSNQVFQKVLREGDVFIIPKSMLHFCFNVGYEFATIFSVLNSQNPGLIDISGAVFGSSSEAATKMKERVVSLSSLNKADATSSQTTFSHQHTEL